Genomic segment of Benincasa hispida cultivar B227 chromosome 1, ASM972705v1, whole genome shotgun sequence:
CAACGTATACAAACATCACAAACACTTTATGATCAAAACAAAAACATCATGCCACCATTAAGAGATGTGGAGCTTAACCACTGCTTCTTGAAATTATCTAAGAATATGCAAGAACTTGTGAAccattacataaataaataaaaaacaccAACACCAACATCAACAACAGAAAATGGTTATTGCACTGGCCATGTTCTGACACATTATAAGCAAATGTGACAAGTTAAGAAGCATATCTAGTAGATGTACTCACATCAACAACAGAAAATGGTTATTGCACTGGCCATGTTCTGACACATCATAAGCAAATGTGACAAGTTAAGAAGCATATCTAGTAGATGTACTCACATCAACAACAGAAAATGGTTATTGCACTGGCCATATTCTGACACATTATAAGCAAATGTGACAAGTTAAGAAGCATATCTAGTAGATGTACTCACTTTAGCAGGTTGTGATCTTGAATCAGACAACTCAATACTTTTGAGCAACGACATCATATGTGAGCTCACATGACATTTAACAAAGTCCTCGTTCAGAACCTGCATGTTCCAGTTGGAATAGTACAACATTGTCTACACTGTAAGATTAAACATGGCAAAATTTATATTGACCACCTATGCATCAAGCAACTTCCAAAAAAATGCTCGTAATAAACATAGAGCTAAAGTAAAAAGTGACAAATATATTATTCCTGGCACCTAGCAACCTATAAGAAGCATTTCTTAAtgataaccttttttttttcttttgaagaaacatttTCTAGTGATATCAAAAATGAATCTTAAGAGGGTGCTTGGTGAATGGGGAATATTCAATGATGCAACTTCGGGTGTTGCATAAAAGAGTGACTAGTTACATGGCCGGTCATCTTACCGGTAGCTTTCTTGATTGACTTAAATGTGAGAAAAATtaacaagaaaatgaaataccAACTTATAGGAGTGATCTTCTTAATAAGTAAGATGTTTTAGTACTCAAAGAAATTTGATCGGCAAACCTACTAAATCACGAAAGGgagaaaaaatacaatataacttaccTTCAATCTGTTTGTGTTAGCAAATCTTTCATCTACTAGAGCAGCCATATATGAATCCTGTACTCGAACAGTGTATCCAAAATAAGAAAGATGGGAGATGTCGGAGTTGATAGTCAGAGTAAAATCAAAACTTGCATCTGAGAACCAAAACTTCAAGTTCTTGTTTTCATTGTGGACACTGACAGGATCCTTTAAAAGACTTAACAGGTCAAGCAATCGATATAGTATAGCATTTGAACAAAGATTCAAACATTCCTAGATTTGAATTCTTGTAGACAAGAAAATAGAGTATATGTTATAGTAAGTGCTATTTGCCTCGTAAACTGATACACATTTTTTCCCATCTGGATCCAAGGATTGATATCTGACAGAAATCACTGATCATAAGtcagaaaaagaaaactaaccTTCTCAACTGCAAGCACTGTAGCACCTGCACTAATGAGGACATTGGTTAACGACCCAGTTCCAGGCCCAATTTCTAAAACCACATCGCCCTCTTTAACATTAGCTGCAGCAGCCAGCTGCTCGTTAATTGAAGAGTTCAACATATAATGCTGCAAGCATAGAAGATGCCAACGTGTGAAGGAAGGAATTTATAGGCAAAATCTAACTTTGTCCAATCCAACCAACCGCTACTTCTATTTGAGAAAGGATAATCAAACTTGTCGATGCCATTTACAGTTTTtaatacattaaattaattccTAATAAACCCTCCAATGTCCTATGTTCAATCcccatatttaaaaattaacttaaaatcTCACTGTCTCCCAAGCTTTGGGTAGGCGGACCTTTTATGGGGACTAGTAAGATGGCCTATGAACATAATGTAAGAAATGAACCTCAATACCAGttatcaaaaaataaataaataaaaaatcattccCTAAGGATTTATGTGAAGAAAAGCATCAATGCGCAGAGAATAAATCTCCCCAAAATTATCCAGATACTCGGCGTACTCTCAATTACCAAATGCTATCCAGAAGAAAGGCTGCCTCCTGCATTCCAACATATAATCGaatgatatattatatataatctcCCTCTCTCAGTATCATATTGAGACTTCCGCACAATTTATAACATGGAAATTACTGATTATCTTATACATTTCCCAATTTCCCCCAAATTTCCCAGTAATTCAAACGCAGCTTAACGAAATTAGCATCATAAATTACTTCAATGACTAGAAGATAATCAGATAAACACGGTGTTGGGGAACGGACCTGGCCGAGAGATTTTCTGGGCGTGCGGCCTTTGGAATTGAGAGCTCTTAGTGTGGAATGATAATCATCTGGATTGACTCCTTCTCCAACTCTCGCTGTTGCAGAAGAACAAGCAACGAACGGAGTCGCCCGCCGTGCGCCGGCAGTGGCAGTGGCAGTACTAGCCGAAAAATAGGAATTAGGGCTCAGTCTATAGCTCGTGGGTGAAAATGGCGGGAGGAAGAGATTTGGAAGTGGCGGTGCCGCCATTTTCTCACTCTCCGCAACTCCCAATCCGAACGAACGTGGATAAAAGTATCTCcgaatttatgaaaatatgttCTTTGGTTAATGCCacgaaaaattatatatattaacattatatttttttagaaaaaaatattttttttaaatagtaaaattgttgaaaatatttttaaatataacaaaatatcactatctatccATATACTGATAGATATCTGTTAGTATCAATGCTATCAATGTTTATCACggatagacagtgatattttactatattttttaataaattgactcgttttcctatatttgaaaacattcatttttctaaatacAATATAGAGAGTTTACGAAGAAATATACATATCATCCTtcgcaaaaagtaataataacaataaataatacAGAGCAAGAAAGTAACAACTATATTTTAATCCAtttatattcttaaattttgtgacagattaaagtttaatttttaaaattatggagactaaattgttactccATACAAATCATAAgaatcaaatttgtaatttaaaattttatatcactaaaatttatctaattgacattatttttctTCCAACATCatggtaataaaaaaataaaaaaaaacttggtgtACATTTATTTCtatgtaaaaagaaaaagagaaatatgagaataTGAAAAACCATTTGTATGGATCATGAAAGCCACCATCGCTCTCACTGTATTCtaacatttatttcatttatttaagtttaataCATGTGATAATTTTGCATTACATTTTTCAAACGAAATCTTAACTAAAAGTTCGAAATTAGTTCATTTATAAAAGCttgagattttaatttatatatatatattagattttAGTTTTCCAACTTGAATTGTCTAGACTTTGTTTACTattctgtttttatttttgaaatttgacctTTTTTCTTATCATATCTTAATGGATTTCGTATTTTCTAtttaatgactttttttttagaggaaaaggatcttataaaaaaatattatttggtattttttaaaaactcgactttaatttgaaaataaccctaaaactagataacaaaataaataagttCATAGTTGGGAGTAACATTTATGAGCTTAATTTACAAAAATCAAAAAGTTATGAAACGataccaaaatttaaaatcgaaaaaggaaaaaacaaagaTAGACTTTGTAATCACttttttatgagtttttttttttttccttttatttcagTCATTATAGAAAAATCATcgatttttaaaatgataattggAGTTGGACTGACTTCATTTGTCGTTTTCTgttgtaattatatcgtatgtTTCTAAACTCGgtgaatatttaatattttttatgcaattaaaataaataatattgaaTAGTTCCTATTTATTAGTGTATAACTGAgtttatatatgtatgtatataaattaa
This window contains:
- the LOC120070294 gene encoding ribosomal RNA small subunit methyltransferase, chloroplastic, which codes for MAAPPLPNLFLPPFSPTSYRLSPNSYFSASTATATAGARRATPFVACSSATARVGEGVNPDDYHSTLRALNSKGRTPRKSLGQHYMLNSSINEQLAAAANVKEGDVVLEIGPGTGSLTNVLISAGATVLAVEKDSYMAALVDERFANTNRLKVLNEDFVKCHVSSHMMSLLKSIELSDSRSQPAKVVSNIPFNISTDIIKQLLPMGDIFSEVVLLLQEEAALRLVETSLRTSEYRPINVFVNFYSGPELKFKVPRTNFFPQPNVDAAVVSFKLKQSADYPAVSSTKSFFSMVNSAFNGKRKMLRKSLQHICTSLEIERALKDSSLPATSRPEELSLDDFVRLHNLIVEQ